The nucleotide sequence ATACATTTATTCCACAACAATGCCAGCTTCTCCAACGAGAATACAACATTTTTTACATGAATGGAAACACAAAACTATTACGTGATGTCTCCTCTGCAATTAGCTTCTAGAATTTCAGCCATAACTCTCTTAAGTGAACGTTCCTGAATTAGAATATGAGAGTGGTTAGTATGAGCAATCTTGATGAACTTGAAGTGTATGCTATTCCGCTGCTGCTGCCTCCTCATTTCTTCCACAAATGCCAACAAGCTAACTAAGTTGACGACATCGTCACCATCGCCATATACATACTCTGGCTCCACATCAAAGTTACTATCCCAGTATACTGCCTGATCTATTGTTTGGAAACCAACTCCATTGAGGTATGTCGTCGGCACCATTGGAGCATCAACCTTTAGATTCATCCGAAGTATCCATTTTATGATGTCAATGCTGAAACCGAGATCCATGAGCATATCCCTGTAGTCATATGCTGAGTAGTTCATATGTTTGGTGACTACAAGCGGCTCATGACCAAAAACTCTGGTAGATGGGAAGGATATAAGGGAACTCGCGAAAGTTCTCCACATTGGACGCAAACCCAGCCAAGGTACGGTCGGTATAAGAATGACTGACGGCCCAGAGGCGAAGTTCGTGAGCACCTGTACAAAGCCCGTAGGAGGTGTGGGTGCTATTAGGACCATGTGTTTGATGAATTTTTTCCTCCATGGAAGGGGAGTCGAATTGACGAAGTCGAGGGCTGCCTTGCCTCCGAAGCTGTGCCCAACGAGGATGACAGGCTTGTTCCCGTTCTTCTCGCTCGCATGCTGCACCAGATTCTTGACACGGGCAAAGTAGTCGGTGTACACCCGAGATGGCTGGCCGGGTGAAGGTGGAGCGTGCCGTAAGTCGTAAGGAGCGCCGAAAAGAGTATCTCTGTCGCGATAACCTAGTGCCTCCAGTTCTTGGCGAAGTTTTGACATGCAATAGATGTTAAGGCCGCCCCTAAAGCAGGCAAATTtcaagatcaagaactcacacaaGAAGAAACAGCGTTCCCCTCCTTTCCAAAGAAAATACCAAGTGCAGTATTAATAAATCCGTACTAAATGAATTACTAGTTGCCAAGGGATCACTTCTATATGAACTTACACTTCGTCCTTTGAGGTGAAACCGTAGGAGGAGCCGAAGTCGGGCACGCGCGTCTCGACGCCGGGCCGGTTCCGGAAGTCGTTGAGGACGGGGTCATACACGAGGCTCATCTGCTCCTGTAAGCATGGAAGGTAATCATGGTCGAGCACGTCCCGGGTGTTGTTCCAGAGAGGGAACCATCCCTTCCCCTTGAGCGCTCCGCAGCGCGGCGCCGACGGGGTGTAAGCGTCGGTCAGCCGCGCCTCCAGGTTGGGACAACTTATGCCAGGGAACAAGATTATCGGGTGGTAGACACGGAGCCGGCCCTGGCGGAC is from Triticum aestivum cultivar Chinese Spring chromosome 1B, IWGSC CS RefSeq v2.1, whole genome shotgun sequence and encodes:
- the LOC123085306 gene encoding lecithin-cholesterol acyltransferase-like 1, producing MAMKTQLLRLLPLLLLLLPPPLRDYLSTDEAAGVRVRQGRLRVYHPIILFPGISCPNLEARLTDAYTPSAPRCGALKGKGWFPLWNNTRDVLDHDYLPCLQEQMSLVYDPVLNDFRNRPGVETRVPDFGSSYGFTSKDEVGGLNIYCMSKLRQELEALGYRDRDTLFGAPYDLRHAPPSPGQPSRVYTDYFARVKNLVQHASEKNGNKPVILVGHSFGGKAALDFVNSTPLPWRKKFIKHMVLIAPTPPTGFVQVLTNFASGPSVILIPTVPWLGLRPMWRTFASSLISFPSTRVFGHEPLVVTKHMNYSAYDYRDMLMDLGFSIDIIKWILRMNLKVDAPMVPTTYLNGVGFQTIDQAVYWDSNFDVEPEYVYGDGDDVVNLVSLLAFVEEMRRQQQRNSIHFKFIKIAHTNHSHILIQERSLKRVMAEILEANCRGDIT